The genomic region TTTGCAGTAATCTTACGAATTCTATCCATTTCTATTATTTCTTCATTTTCATTTTTAACATTATCGTATTTAGGTTTAGGAAAAATAATATTGTTTTTTCTGATATGGATATATTTTAACATATCTTTCTTAGTAATACGTCCTTTTTCTCCACTTCCTTCTATTGTTTCCAATTCATAAAAATTAATTCCTTCTTTTTTAGCAATACTACGTACAAGAGGAGAATAAAAACGTTTTTTACTTTTTTCTACTGAAATTTTTTCTAAAAAAAATTTTTCTTCCGTTTCTAAAATAGCAATAAAATTACCCACTTTAGCCACTTCATTAGGAGCGAATAGTTTCTTTTTTAAAACCCCATTTACAGGAGAAGATATTTCAGTATCTATTTTATCTGTAGCTATTTCTACCAAAATATCTTCTTTTTTTACAGATTCCCCTTCTTCTTTTAACCAACGAATGATAGTAGCTTCAGCTATGCTTTCACCCATGGCTGGAAGGGGTAAATTATATTCGGCCATCTAGATAAATCGTTTTATATTTGCCGATATGAATCGGATTTTGCAATCTAATCAAAATAGAAAACTTACAAAACCAAAAATAATAAATTCATTTTAAAAAATGAAAATTCTTTCTTTAAATCAAATTAGAAAAGCAGATCAATATTGTATGGATTATGAATCAATTTCTTCTACTCAATTAATGGAAAGAGCAGCTAAAGGTTGTTTTGATTGGATTATTCATCATCATCAATATTTCAAATTAAAAAAAATTCCATTTATAGTATTGGCAGGAAATGGAAATAATGGAGGAGATGGACTTTTTTTATCTAAGATGTTGCATTTATATGGAGCTTCCGTTTTTGTATATGAAATGAATATTTCAAATCATTTTTCAAACGATTTTTTAATCCAAAAAAATAAAATATTAGAACATAAAATAAATTTGAAAACAATTCATGAAGGAGATCAATTTCCTTTTTTTAATCAGGATAGTTATTTGATTGATGCTATTTTTGGAATAGGATTTAATCGCGAAATGAATCCATATTGGAAATCTTTTTTTGATTACATAAACGAAACAAAATTTAAAGCAATTATATCTATAGATATTCCATCTGGACTATTCTTAGAAAAAAAACATGAAAATTTTGAAGGAATAATTAAAGCGACTCACACTTTAAGTTTTCAAGCTCCAAAATTATGTTTTTTATTACCAAATTATGCAGATTATGTTGGGAAATGGTATTTGATAAATATTGGATGGAATAATGATTTTTTGAATAAAATAAAAACTCAAAATTATTATATAGATCATCAATTAGTTTTAAGTATATATAAAAAAAAAAAAAGAAGGAAATTTTCACATAAAGGAGATTATGGGCATGGAACTATTATAGGAGGACGTTTTGGGATGATAGGATCTGTAGCACTGGCGTCAAGTGCTAGTTTTCGTACTGGAATCGGAAAATTAAGTGTATATATTCCTTCCTGTGGGTATCAAATAATACAATCTGTACTTCCAGAAGCTATTGTACATACAGACGTCAAAGACAATTGGATCAGTAATATTGTTATTTCTCATAATAATATAAATGCAATAGGAATAGGAGTGGGAATGGGAGTTCATCCTCAAACGGTATATGCTGTAGAATCTTTTTTTTTAAATTTATTAAAAATAAATAAAAAAATACCTATAGTCATTGATGCTGACGCTATAAATATATTATCATCTCAATCAAAACTTTTGGAGCTTCTTCCAAAAGAAGCTATTATTACTCCACATCCAAAAGAATTTCAAAGATTATTTGGTTCATGGAAAAACGACTATGAAAAATTATTGATTCTAAAAAAAATGTCTATAAAATATAAAATTTTTATTGTATTAAAAGGAGCACACTCCGTGATTTCAACCCCTAATGGGGATCAATATTTTAATAGTACAGGAAATACAGGAATGGCGACAGCAGGTAGTGGAGATGTTCTGACGGGAATCATAATGAGTTTATTGTCTCAAGGTTATTCATCAAAGGAATCATGTATTATGGGTGTTTATTTACATGGATTAGCAGGAGATATTGCTTCAAAAAAATTAAGTAAAGAAGCTATCATAGCCAATGATATTATTAAAAATATAGGAGAAGCTTATCTAAAAATTAAGGTTTAAATTTTTATATTCTGATTTTAATTCATTTAATACTATAATTAATACTAGAGTTAATGACTACAGTATATAATAAAATTATGACTGTTGTTAACAAACAAACTTTGGAAATCAAATCTCCATTTTTAATATAAAAAGTTTTTTTGTGGTTGAGATATATTTTATCTAATAAAACTCCTTCTTTCCCATAAGGAATATATGATTTGATTTCTCCTTTTTCATCAATCAAACAGGAAATTCCTGTATTTGCAGATCTAGCTATGTATTTTCTGTTTTCAATTGCTCTAATACGAGCATAATACATGTGTTGTTTATGTCCTTGTGATCGATCCCACCATCCATCATTAGTAATGATAACCATTAATTCTACATTTTTTTTTCTAAAAAAATTAGAAACATATTCTCCAAAAACAGATTCATAACAAATGATAGGGGCAATTTTTATTTTTAAATAAGGATGTTGAAAAACAGAAGGATAATTTTCTTTTCCAAGTTCCATCACTGTTCCTCCAAAATTAAGTAATATATTTCCTAATATGGGTGAAAAAATTTTTTTATAAGGAAAAGTTTCTACAGCTGGAACAAGTTTAGATTTATGATGAAATTCAATATTATTATGAGTACCGATCTGAATTATTGAATTAAAAATATCTATCCATTGTATATTTTTTCTATCTTTTGAAATAATAGGAAAGGAAGTTTTACTCTTATTTTTATGGTATAAAGTAAATAATTCTACTCCTGTTATAAATACTGTATTTGGAGACTTATTTATTAAATAATTTTTAAATGTAGAAATGATTTTATTTTGATTTATATTTTTGATTGGTATTTTTTCTGGAAACATAGTTTCAGGAGCAATGATAATCATTGATTCTTTAGATATTTTTCGATTTATTAATTTTTTTAATTTTGAAATTAATTCATTTGTTGAAATAGAATATTTTTGATTATATGGGTCTATATTAGGCTGTAAAATTAATACATTTGCAGTACGTTTATATTGATTTTTTTTATATTCATATTTTATATATATAAAATATGAAATCAAAATCATAAAAAAAATTATTCCCGTATTAAAAAATATTCCCTTATAAAAAAATAAAATATTTTTATCGTTTTTATACTTAATAATCGATTCTGTCAGTCCAATGTTGACTATCCATATCCATATAGATCCTCCTAAAATTCCTGTATATTCATACCATTGAATCCATTCCGTTCTATTAGAAAACCCATTTCCTAAATTAAGCCAAGGCCAACTTAATTCCCATTCTAAATGCATCTTTTCAAATGAAATCCATAAACAAACTAAAAATACATATCCTATTTTTTTATTTTTTATATATCTTTTTATCCATGAATAAAAAGAAAAAATAATTGACATAAAAAAAGAATTAAATAATACAGGAATTAAATAAGCTTCTATAGCAAAAGTTCCATTCGTTCTTTTTGCGTAAGACAACCAATATGTAGAAATAGCATTCCATGTTAAAAACGTAATAAAAGAAAATAATAAAATACAAAATAAAGAATGATTCAGATAATTTTCTATATATAATAAAGGAATAAAAGCAATAAATAAATATATGGGAAATCCATCAGTAGGCCATCCTAATCCTAAAAGAATACCTGATAATACACTGTATATAAAAAATTCAATTTTTTGTGTAATGATTTTCTATAATTAACTTAAATAAATGGAGCTGGCGGGATTCGAACCCGCGTCCAAACAAGTAGTATAAAAGATTTCTACATATTTATCCAAAAAAAATTTTAACATTTTTATCCAAGTTTTGGATCTTAAATAAAAATTTCAGATTCAAAATTTTTAGAAAACTTAAGAATCATCCGTTTTCTTATCCTTCACATTTTGAGTACCTCTATATCAGAAATTAGAAGGAAGAATTCCTGAGAGATATTTTGCTTCTGCATTTTTGGCAGATTAAGCTATGTTCTTATCCAAAAAAAACATTAAGCAGCAAAAGCGTATTGTTTTTCGCCATTTATATATTTTGTAACGCCTGATTTTCGTGTAATACCTTACGTGACACGATATGCTTTCTTTTATTACTTATCTTGCTGTCAAATCCAAAATCAGCCCCCATTTTTTACAAAAATAATAAATTTTAAATTATTATGACTTATATTTGAAATTAAAATTCAAAAATTCAATTATATTCAAATCAAACTAGTTTGATTTGAAGCGTCTATTCTTAAAAATAAAAATAATAAAACAGTAAAAGACCATAGAGATGATCCTCCATAACTAAAAAAAGGTAAAACAATTCCTATTGTGGGAAAAAGCCCCATAACCATTCCTAAATTAATCATAATATGAATCAAAAGAATATTTCCAACTGAATATCCAAAAATTCTTCCAAAAATATCTTTTTGTCTTTCAGACAAAAAATAAATACGACTAATAAATAATAAATAAAATATAATTAAAATCATGCTTCCCATAAAACCCCATTCTTCTCCTACTGTGCAAAAAATATAATCTGTATGTTGTTCTGGTACAAATTTTCCTTTTGTAATAATTCCTTTTTGATATCCTTTTCCAAAAAATTTTCCAGAACCAATAGCGGTTTTAGAATATAATAAATTATACCCTACATTATCTCTATATTTTCTATCAAATTCATTTTGAAATAATATATTGATTCTATCTTTATGATGTTTTTTCAAAAATTTTTGAAAAAAAAGTGGAGATACAATAGAAAAAACTGAAAAATTAATCAACAAAAATGTATAAAAACATAAATCAATAAGTGATATATGTTTCTTAAATATCAAAAAAAATATAAAAATAATAAATAGAAGTAAAATTACCATCCCAGATGATAAATTTAATGAAACTACAAATAAAAAAATATAAAACAAAAAATAAAGTATAAAATAAATAGACAACCCTTCTCGATATAAAGTAAGAAAAAAAGAAAAAAAAACAATGGAAGAACCAGGATCGGGTTGTAAAAATATTAAAAAGGAAGGTAATACTAATATAATAAATATATATAATAATGTTTTATTATTATTTTTTATATTTTCCTGACACATAACATGTGCTATCATCAATGATGTTGATATTTTAGCTAATTCAGATGGTTGAAAACTAATAGGACCCAAAACATACCAAGATTTTGATCCATTAATATTTTTTCCGAAAAAAAATATGCCAATTAAAAGAAATAATGTAAATAAAAAGAAAAATGGAGTTATATGTTTATAATGAATAGGTTTAAACAAAAAAATAAAAAATATAAAAATAAAACTTAATAATATCCATATTAATTGTTTTTCTGCTTTTTCGGGAGATACAGAATATAAATTCATGCATCCAAAAAAAATCATAATAATATAAATAACGACAACTATCCAATCTATGTTTCTTAATAATATTTTATTTCTTTTGATCAATAGAATTTTTTGTGTAAAAATCGTTTAATTTTTTCATTTTTGCTATTGAACTATATATTTTTTGTAATCCTGAAGTCATTATTTTTTTTTCAAGGTTTTTTCTATTTACATTATTTTTGATATATTTTTCTGCAATAAGGCTAGCAATGGGACCAGCCCAACGAGATCCAAATCCTCCATTTTCTATTATAACAGAAATAGCAATTTTTGGATCTTCTACTGGAGCAAATAATATAAAAATAGAATGATCGGGTAAAGAAATTATTTTATGATTTATTTTAATAAAATTCTGAGCTGTTCCTGTCTTTCCAGCCATTCTGATATCAGATGATTTGAAATTTCTTCCAGTTCCAATCATAAAAACTTTTTCCATTCCATTAATAATAAAATCAAAATATTTACTTTTAACTTTAGTATGTTTGGCTACTGTATAATTAGGATTAGATATAGGTTGATGATTTATTCGTTTTACTATATGTGGAGTATAGAAAAAACCACGATTTGCTATGGCACAAACCATATTAGCTAATTGCATGGGAGTTACATTTATTTCTCCTTGTCCAATGCTATTAGAAATAATTGTAATCGCATTCCATTTTGTTATTCCATATTTTTTATTATAATAATCCCCAGAAGGAATAACACCTTTTTCTCCTGTAGCTAAATCGTTATATAAATAATTTCCAAAACCAAAACTTTTGATAATATCACACCATTCATTAACCCCTTTTGTCAAGTCTTTAGGATATTTCTCTATGACACGTTTATAAACTTGTGCAAAATAATTATTACAAGAAACAGCAACAGCTGTTTCTACACCGATAGGATATCCATGAATTCCAGAATGACAATGAATTCTTTTTCTTCCATATTTAAATCCTTTATAGCATACAAAAGTAGTATTGGTGTCGACGACTCCCATTTGAAGACCTGCTAATTCGGTTAGTAATTTAAATGGAGAAGCAGGTGGATAACGGGCTTGTGTCGTTCTATCAAATAAAGGATAATCGATTGTGTTTCTCATTAATTTTTGAAATTCTTTAGATCTATTTACACCTACAAACAGATTAGGGTCATTAATAGGACTAGATACTAAAGATAAAATTTCTCCATTTTTAGGATTGATAGCAACTATTCCTCCTTTTTTTTGAAACATAAGTTGTTCAGCATAATTTTGTAAATTCCAATCTATAGTCAAAGAAACATCATTTCCACTTACAGCTTTAACATTGTTTTTACTATTGTTATAACTCCCAATAATACATCCTTTTCTATCTCTTACCCAATATTTTACTCCTTTTTTTCCTCTCAAAACTTTTTCATAAGATTTTTCTACTCCAGACCAACCAATAAAATCTCCTATTTGATAATAATGAGGTTCCTTTTTAATATCTTTTTGAGTTACTTCACCTATATACCCTAAAACATTGGCTGAACTTTCTACTTTATAATCTCTAAGAGAACGTTTTGTCCAATCAAAACCCTTGTATTTATAAAGTTTTTCTTGTATAGTCGCAAATTTTTCTTTCGAAATAAAAGGTAAAAAAACAGATGGTAAATATTTAGAATAAGCTTTTGCTTTCTCTAAATTTTTTAAAAACATATTTTTTTCAATTCCTACAAGATTACAAAACTCCATAATGTTAAA from Blattabacterium cuenoti harbors:
- the mrdA gene encoding penicillin-binding protein 2, which produces MKKLYKFYIFLSVIGVIFIIRLFYIQIYTEKYILNAFNTSIKQEIIIPERGSIFDRNENLLVFNKSIYELIVIPILIDEHFNIMEFCNLVGIEKNMFLKNLEKAKAYSKYLPSVFLPFISKEKFATIQEKLYKYKGFDWTKRSLRDYKVESSANVLGYIGEVTQKDIKKEPHYYQIGDFIGWSGVEKSYEKVLRGKKGVKYWVRDRKGCIIGSYNNSKNNVKAVSGNDVSLTIDWNLQNYAEQLMFQKKGGIVAINPKNGEILSLVSSPINDPNLFVGVNRSKEFQKLMRNTIDYPLFDRTTQARYPPASPFKLLTELAGLQMGVVDTNTTFVCYKGFKYGRKRIHCHSGIHGYPIGVETAVAVSCNNYFAQVYKRVIEKYPKDLTKGVNEWCDIIKSFGFGNYLYNDLATGEKGVIPSGDYYNKKYGITKWNAITIISNSIGQGEINVTPMQLANMVCAIANRGFFYTPHIVKRINHQPISNPNYTVAKHTKVKSKYFDFIINGMEKVFMIGTGRNFKSSDIRMAGKTGTAQNFIKINHKIISLPDHSIFILFAPVEDPKIAISVIIENGGFGSRWAGPIASLIAEKYIKNNVNRKNLEKKIMTSGLQKIYSSIAKMKKLNDFYTKNSIDQKK
- the lnt gene encoding apolipoprotein N-acyltransferase, with the translated sequence MITQKIEFFIYSVLSGILLGLGWPTDGFPIYLFIAFIPLLYIENYLNHSLFCILLFSFITFLTWNAISTYWLSYAKRTNGTFAIEAYLIPVLFNSFFMSIIFSFYSWIKRYIKNKKIGYVFLVCLWISFEKMHLEWELSWPWLNLGNGFSNRTEWIQWYEYTGILGGSIWIWIVNIGLTESIIKYKNDKNILFFYKGIFFNTGIIFFMILISYFIYIKYEYKKNQYKRTANVLILQPNIDPYNQKYSISTNELISKLKKLINRKISKESMIIIAPETMFPEKIPIKNINQNKIISTFKNYLINKSPNTVFITGVELFTLYHKNKSKTSFPIISKDRKNIQWIDIFNSIIQIGTHNNIEFHHKSKLVPAVETFPYKKIFSPILGNILLNFGGTVMELGKENYPSVFQHPYLKIKIAPIICYESVFGEYVSNFFRKKNVELMVIITNDGWWDRSQGHKQHMYYARIRAIENRKYIARSANTGISCLIDEKGEIKSYIPYGKEGVLLDKIYLNHKKTFYIKNGDLISKVCLLTTVIILLYTVVINSSINYSIK
- a CDS encoding NAD(P)H-hydrate dehydratase, which encodes MKILSLNQIRKADQYCMDYESISSTQLMERAAKGCFDWIIHHHQYFKLKKIPFIVLAGNGNNGGDGLFLSKMLHLYGASVFVYEMNISNHFSNDFLIQKNKILEHKINLKTIHEGDQFPFFNQDSYLIDAIFGIGFNREMNPYWKSFFDYINETKFKAIISIDIPSGLFLEKKHENFEGIIKATHTLSFQAPKLCFLLPNYADYVGKWYLINIGWNNDFLNKIKTQNYYIDHQLVLSIYKKKKRRKFSHKGDYGHGTIIGGRFGMIGSVALASSASFRTGIGKLSVYIPSCGYQIIQSVLPEAIVHTDVKDNWISNIVISHNNINAIGIGVGMGVHPQTVYAVESFFLNLLKINKKIPIVIDADAINILSSQSKLLELLPKEAIITPHPKEFQRLFGSWKNDYEKLLILKKMSIKYKIFIVLKGAHSVISTPNGDQYFNSTGNTGMATAGSGDVLTGIIMSLLSQGYSSKESCIMGVYLHGLAGDIASKKLSKEAIIANDIIKNIGEAYLKIKV
- the rodA gene encoding rod shape-determining protein RodA is translated as MIKRNKILLRNIDWIVVVIYIIMIFFGCMNLYSVSPEKAEKQLIWILLSFIFIFFIFLFKPIHYKHITPFFFLFTLFLLIGIFFFGKNINGSKSWYVLGPISFQPSELAKISTSLMIAHVMCQENIKNNNKTLLYIFIILVLPSFLIFLQPDPGSSIVFFSFFLTLYREGLSIYFILYFLFYIFLFVVSLNLSSGMVILLLFIIFIFFLIFKKHISLIDLCFYTFLLINFSVFSIVSPLFFQKFLKKHHKDRINILFQNEFDRKYRDNVGYNLLYSKTAIGSGKFFGKGYQKGIITKGKFVPEQHTDYIFCTVGEEWGFMGSMILIIFYLLFISRIYFLSERQKDIFGRIFGYSVGNILLIHIMINLGMVMGLFPTIGIVLPFFSYGGSSLWSFTVLLFLFLRIDASNQTSLI